Proteins from a genomic interval of Quercus lobata isolate SW786 chromosome 11, ValleyOak3.0 Primary Assembly, whole genome shotgun sequence:
- the LOC115966886 gene encoding 26S proteasome non-ATPase regulatory subunit 2 homolog A-like: protein MGGTEADPGKDANKLTNKATLVQKKVLDHLLLLGVESQWALVAVRCARVQDADHNLHKVALESMRQEIRTSTSSMTSVPKPLKFLRPHYGTLKAFYETMGNSELKKYLADILSVLALTMSAEGERESLKYRLEGSGGDIGSWGHEYVRNVAGEISQEYAKR, encoded by the exons ATGGGAGGTACAGAGGCTGATCCTGGAAAAGATGCAAATAAGCTAACAAATAAAGCAACACTAGTTCAG AAAAAAGTATTGGATCATCTTCTTTTGTTGGGTGTTGAAAGCCAGTGGGCACTAGTAGCTGTCCGTTGCGCG AGAGTTCAGGATGCTGACCATAACTTACACAAGGTTGCGCTTGAGAGCATGAG GCAGGAAATCCGAACCTCTACAAGCTCCATGACTTCGGTCCCAAAGCCATTGAAATTTCTGCGTCCACACTATGGAACATTAAAGGCATTTTATGAAACCATGGGGAACTCGGAATTGAAG AAGTACCTCGCTGATATACTCTCCGTTCTGGCTCTCACCATGTCTGCTGAGGGAGAAAGG GAGAGCTTAAAATATAGATTGGAGGGTTCAGGAGGTGATATTGGCTCATGGGGCCATGAATATGTGAG GAACGTAGCTGGAGAAATTTCACAGGAATATGCTAAGCGATAG